GAAAATATTCACAATTGCACCTTCGGGGATCTCATGCTTGGTTTTGGTATTATAACTGCCGTAGAGGCTCGAGAGCGCCAACCAGCCATGTTTCTGCTTGAATGAAACCGTTACTACCACCGCCGGATGACCGTCGATTTCGATATCCGGATTCATCAGGCTGTGATTGCAACGCGAACAGCTGACCTCGATCGGGAACACGCGCTCATCGCTTTCGACTTCGATGATATCCAGTCCGGTGCGCGCCTTATCCAGGATCGCTTTCACGTTGGATGGGCTGACTTTGGGGAAATAGTGGCCGTCGATCACCACCACCGGCCCGATCGCGCAGGCTCCCAGGCAGTTGACAACCTCCAATGTGAACATCTTGTCTTCAGTGGTCTCACCCGGTTTGATATTTAACTGTCTTTGAATCTCCTTGGCGATCGAGGGACCTCCCTTTACATGACAGGCAGTTCCCAGGCAGACCGATACCAGGTGCTGTCCGCGGGGAGTCAGGCTGAATGCCTTGTAGAAAGTCGCTACCCCATAAATATCCACCAAAGAGCGTCCGGTTTTTTCTGATAAATCTTCCAATTGTTCACGAGGCAGATAACCGTACTGGGCCTGGATAGTCTCCAGAAGCGAGATTATACTGCCCTTTCTGCCATCGTATTCTACCAGAATATCCGAGGCCTTTGAATCTTGCATAATCAACCTCCAGTAGTTGCGATCTATGTCTTAATCCTCGAATATAGAATTCAGAGGGGAGTACTGATTCGATTGCCAAAGAGTAACAAAACATTGTAACTATATTCACAAGCGTCGTCAAGCAGATTTCACTAATAATGCATCTTTAGTTGATTTATAAAGTACCTCTTAATTTGTACTTATCAGTCCTCGAAGAGTTGTTGACAGAAATCTGCGTGCAGCGCGCTGAAACGACCTCTTAACTTGATGATTTGACATATTTTGTGAAAAATATATCAATATAGTTACTAATGCTCTATATTTATTGAATACGGATTATGTTAGTGTACTGTTTGAGATGGAATCTCAATGCTCGAGTGTGTCTGTGCCTGTGCGATCATATTAAACGTGAAACCGGTGTGCGGCTATAGATTAAAGTCGGATCGATGTTTGAGGATAATCATTCCGAGTGGTGGAAGTGTCAGCGATACCGATTGATCGTGACCATGCATCGGATCTGGATGAGTTTGAACTCCACCGTAGTTGCCCTTATTGCTACCGTGATAGTAGCCGGCGTCACTGTTGAAGATCTCTTCCCAGTGTCCGAAATCCGGCAGACCGACACGGTAATTCTCATAGACCCGGGGTGTGAAATTGGCGACGATCACGAGTTTCTGCTCCAGATCGGTGGATTTACGCATGAAGCTGATGATACTTTTTTCCCAGTCATTGCTGTCAATCCACTGAAATCCCTCGAGATGGAAATCGATTTCATGGAGGGCCGATTCGTCTCTGTAAATTCTATTCAGGTCTTCGACCATCCGTCGTAAACCGTCATGAGGGGGATAGTCGAGAAGATGCCAGGCGACCGAGGAATCATGGTTCCATTCGCCGCATTGCCCGATTTCACCGCCCATGAAAAGTAATTTCTTGCCCGGGTGGGTGAATTGAATGCTCAGCAGAAGCCTGAGGTTGGCCATCTTCTGCCATTCATCACCGGGCATCTTGTCGAGAAGTGACCCCTTCCCATGGACCACTTCATCATGGGAGAGGGGAAGCATGAAATTTTCTGAAAATGCGTAACAGAGGCTGAAGGTCAGGTTATTATGATAGTACTTGCGGAAAACTGGATCTTTCGAGAAGTAATCCAGCGCATCATGCATCCATCCCATATTCCATTTCATCCCGAAACCGAGGCCTCCCAGGTAGACCGGACGGGTGACCATCGGCCACGCTGTGGATTCCTCCGCGATTGTCTGGACATCGGGAAAGTACTGGTAAACCGTTTGGTTGAACTTCTTGAGATATTCGACCGCCTCGATGTTTTCGTTGCCCCCATAACGGTTCGGGTACCATTCACCCTCCCTGCGGGAATAATCGAGATACAGCATGGAAGCAACCGCGTCGACACGCAGGCCGTCGATATGGTAAAGGTCGAGCCAGAAGATAGCATTGCTGATCAGGTAATTTCTGACCTCGTTGCGACCGTAGTTGAAGATCGCGCTTTTCCAATCCGGATGGTAGCCCAGGCGAGGATCAGCATGTTCATACAGATGAGTACCGTCGAAAAAGATCGGACCATGCTCATCCATCGGGAAATGGGCCGGGACGGTATCCATGATAACTCCGATTCCGGCCTGGTGAAGCCTGTCAACCAGGTACATGAAATCCTGCGGGGTACCATATCTGCTGGTGGGGGCGAAATATCCAATCGTCTGGTAACCCCAGGAACCGTAAAACGGGTGTTCCATAACCGGCATCATCTCGACATGGGTGAAATTCATCTTTTTAAGGTAATCGACCAGCTTTTCGGCCAACTCACGATAACTCAAAGAACGGTTCGCTTCTTCCGGAACTCTCATGAATGATCCGGTATGGATCTCATAGACCGACCAGGGAGCGTCGAGGCTGTTATGTCTGTGACGGCTGATCATCCAGTCATGGTCATTCCACTCATAATCTGTATCCCAGACGACAGAGGCTGT
This region of Candidatus Zixiibacteriota bacterium genomic DNA includes:
- the glgB gene encoding 1,4-alpha-glucan branching protein GlgB, with the translated sequence MKDNQYGSSFDDRTEVSKVSKFSLFTDHDIYLFREGNHFRLYEKMGSHVVTHKNQKGTYFAVWAPNAESVSVIGNFNHWNNQSHRLILRQDQSGIWEGFIPAVGHGELYKYHIHSRLNNYRVDKADPFARFWELSPRTASVVWDTDYEWNDHDWMISRHRHNSLDAPWSVYEIHTGSFMRVPEEANRSLSYRELAEKLVDYLKKMNFTHVEMMPVMEHPFYGSWGYQTIGYFAPTSRYGTPQDFMYLVDRLHQAGIGVIMDTVPAHFPMDEHGPIFFDGTHLYEHADPRLGYHPDWKSAIFNYGRNEVRNYLISNAIFWLDLYHIDGLRVDAVASMLYLDYSRREGEWYPNRYGGNENIEAVEYLKKFNQTVYQYFPDVQTIAEESTAWPMVTRPVYLGGLGFGMKWNMGWMHDALDYFSKDPVFRKYYHNNLTFSLCYAFSENFMLPLSHDEVVHGKGSLLDKMPGDEWQKMANLRLLLSIQFTHPGKKLLFMGGEIGQCGEWNHDSSVAWHLLDYPPHDGLRRMVEDLNRIYRDESALHEIDFHLEGFQWIDSNDWEKSIISFMRKSTDLEQKLVIVANFTPRVYENYRVGLPDFGHWEEIFNSDAGYYHGSNKGNYGGVQTHPDPMHGHDQSVSLTLPPLGMIILKHRSDFNL